The Glycine soja cultivar W05 chromosome 3, ASM419377v2, whole genome shotgun sequence genome window below encodes:
- the LOC114405016 gene encoding uncharacterized protein LOC114405016, with protein sequence MRLRTASGDVVPINLEIEATCRHNNAARRRREQDTEGSSHTSPPLSPHHAEMDGEQARRVTLEDFSNTATPQFFTSIARPEVQAANISYPHSLIQLIQGNLFHGLPSEDPYAHLASYIEICNTVKIAGVPEDAVRLNLFSFSLAGEAKRWLHSFKGNSLRTWEEVVEKFLKKYFPESKTAEGKMEISSFHQFPDESLSEALDRFHGLLRKTPTHGYSEPVQLNIFIDGLRPHSKQLLDASAGGKIKLKTPEEAMELIENMAASDQAILRDRSYVPTKRSLLELGTQDATLAQNKLLTRQIEALTETLSKLPQQLQAVSSSHSSVLQVEGCPTCGGTHEPGQCVSQQDTSREVNYMGVPNRGYQGYNQGNSSGFHQGGAGFNHGPPGFNQGRNFTQGSGWRNQGNQYKEQRNQQPYQPPYQHPSQGPNQQDKPTNIEELLLQFIQETRSHQKSTDAAIRNLEVQMGQLAQDKAERPTRTFGANKTET encoded by the coding sequence ATGCGACTTAGGACTGCATCTGGAGACGTGGTCCCTATCAACTTGGAAATCGAAGCCACTTGTCGGCATAACAACgctgcaagaagaagaagggaacagGACACCGAAGGAAGCAGTCACACATCACCTCCTCTCTCTCCACATCACGCTGAAATGGACGGGGAACAGGCACGAAGAGTCACCTTAGAAGACTTCTCCAACACCGCTACTCCTCAGTTCTTCACAAGTATTGCAAGACCGGAGGTGCAAGCCGCAAATATCTCCTACCCGCATTCCCTTATCCAGCTTATTCAAGGGAATCTCTTCCATGGTCTTCCAAGCGAAGATCCATATGCTCACCTTGCCTCATAtattgaaatatgcaacactGTAAAGATCGCTGGAGTTCCAGAAGATGCGGTACGCCTTAacctcttctctttttctctagCAGGAGAGGCAAAACGATGGTTGCACTCCTTCAAAGGCAACAGTTTAAGAACCTGGGAAGAAGTggtggaaaagtttttaaagaaatacttcccagagtcgAAGACCGCCGAAGGGAAAATGGAGATTTCCTCCTTCCACCAATTTCCGGATGAGTCCCTCAGCGAAGCACTAGACCGTTTCCACGGGCTGTTACGAAAGACACCGACACACGGATATAGCGAGCCGGTACAACTGAATATATTCATCGATGGCTTGCGACCCCACTCAAAACAGCTACTAGACGCGTCCGCAGGGGGAAAAATCAAGTTGAAGACTCCGGAGGAAGCAATGGAGCTCATCGAGAACATGGCGGCCAGTGATCAAGCAATTCTTCGTGATCGAAGCTATGTGCCTACAAAAAGAAGCCTTTTGGAACTTGGCACGCAAGACGCGACATTGGCACAGAATAAGCTGTTGACGAGGCAGATTGAAGCCCTTACCGAAACCCTAAGCAAACTACCTCAACAGTTACAAGCGGTAAGTTCTTCCcactcttctgttttgcaggtagaAGGATGCCCCACATGCGGAGGAACCCATGAGCCTGGACAGTGTGTAAGCCAACAGGATACTTCTCGAGAAGTAAACTATATGGGCGTACCAAATCGCGGATACCAGGGTTACAACCAGGGGAACTCATCTGGATTCCACCAAGGGGGAGCAGGATTCAATCATGGACCACCAGGATTCAATCAGGGTAGGAACTTCACGCAAGGTTCAGGGTGGAGGAATCAGGGAAACCAGTATAAGGAGCAGAGAAATCAGCAACCGTACCAACCGCCATACCAGCATCCTAGCCAGGGCCCCAATCAGCAAGACAAGCCCACCAACATAGAAGAGCTCTTGCTGCAATTCATCCAGGAGACACGGTCCCATCAGAAGAGCACGGATGCTGCCATTCGGAATCTGGAAGTTCAAATGGGCCAATTGGCACAAGACAAAGCTGAAAGGCCCACTAGAACTTTCGGGGCTAACAAGACAGAGACATAG